The Psychrobacillus sp. FSL K6-4046 DNA window AGAAAAGCAAGGAATTATTGTAGTTGTGTTGGCATATGCTTGGTGGGGGTTCATGCCCATCTATTGGAAGCTCCTCGATCATGTTGCTAGCGGTGAAATATTATCTGGACGAGTAATATGGTCATTTGTCTTTACGCTAATGTTAGTACTAATAGGTCGAAAATTTTCTGTTTTAAGAGAAGACCTAAAAAATTTATGGAAGGACAAAAAGTCATTTTGGAGTCTTGTTTTAGCCTCTTATTTAGTGACAGGTAACTGGTTTTTATACATATTTGCAGTAAATGAAGGTTATATCGTACAAGCAAGCCTCGGGTATTATATCAACCCATTACTATCGGTTCTACTTGGCATAATCTTTTTGAAGGAAAAGCTTTCTTTGGCACAAAAGATTTCCGTTCTAATAGCCGCTACAGGGGTAGTCTTACTAACAATCTCCTACGGAGTGGTTCCATGGATTGCCATGTTATTAGCAAGCACCTTTGCATTTTATGGGTTGATCAAGAAAAGAATCACAATCGATCCTTTAAGAGGGCTGACAATTGAGACATTATTTGTGCTCCCTGTTGCATTAGCTTACTTTAGCTACCTGGTTGTATCAGATCAAGCAGTATTCTTCTCAAGTAGTTTCACGACAACCATACTCCTTGTACTTACTGGAGTCGCTACTGCCGTACCGCTTGTGCTTTTTGCAAAGGGAACAAAAACGATGCCTCTATATATGTCAGGTTTTATTCAATATATAGCACCAACACTAATGTTATTAATAGGTATCTTTGTTTACGGTGAGAAATTTAGCAAAATAGAGTTTATTTCATTTTCATTCATATGGGCTGCTCTATTACTATTTACTTTTTCAAAAATAATCGAATTAAGAAGAAAGAAAATGTTAATAGTATAAGTAGGAATTATAGGAACGAACGTTTTACCTTATCCCAATAGCTATTATTTTTTAATTTAACCGTCTTTACTACCTTATCGCTTAAGGAAAGGGCCACAGTATCTACATGCTGAATACTTAGCGCCTCGTTATCTGTACTCATGGATGGATAATCATTCCAATCCTGTTGAAGGCGAAGTTCAAGTGTTCGATCGCTGCTTAATATGAAGGGAGACCCAAGAGTTCGGTATTCATTACTATTCATGGATGCAATCTCGGCAACTTGGATGCAGCGTAAGAGTGGATCTACGACAGCTCCGTTTAATGACTTATTATAGGCGGAGCTTCCAGTCGGCGTGGAAATAACCATTCCATCCCCACGAAAGGTTTCAAAATGCTTGTGA harbors:
- the rarD gene encoding EamA family transporter RarD, whose amino-acid sequence is MNAEEKQGIIVVVLAYAWWGFMPIYWKLLDHVASGEILSGRVIWSFVFTLMLVLIGRKFSVLREDLKNLWKDKKSFWSLVLASYLVTGNWFLYIFAVNEGYIVQASLGYYINPLLSVLLGIIFLKEKLSLAQKISVLIAATGVVLLTISYGVVPWIAMLLASTFAFYGLIKKRITIDPLRGLTIETLFVLPVALAYFSYLVVSDQAVFFSSSFTTTILLVLTGVATAVPLVLFAKGTKTMPLYMSGFIQYIAPTLMLLIGIFVYGEKFSKIEFISFSFIWAALLLFTFSKIIELRRKKMLIV